One Roseimaritima multifibrata DNA window includes the following coding sequences:
- a CDS encoding rhodanese-like domain-containing protein: MFILESILTDGIAQLSYLVGDTDSGNAAVIDPRTDVEVYESLARKHGVAITHVFETHIHADFVSGSRSLAERVGTAKIYLSDVQSNYQFEAEPVSDNQVFDFGAFRLIARHTPGHTPEHLSFELCESDNANTPWAVFTGDSLFVGSAGRPDLLGAEETEGLAKQLYETLYEYFLKLEDFVTIYPGHGAGSACGANIGDRLISTIGYERRHNTFLKFPNFDAFRTFVVDDAPPAPWHYPRLKKLNAAGPEVMDRLPTIPALPPYAFRRSAREPGVTVIDTRSMLAFGGGHIPGAINIGNRPEMSAWVGQMLDLDERMLLIVDQASDIESIERLIVRTGHSNFAGYLCGGMKAWEMAGLPLETLPQISVEEMQVRRLADPTLNILDVRSPDEWNGGHIPGAEHYFIAEMRDRITGLDKDARYAAYCASGYRASIASSLMRSRGFKNVANVPGSWSAWMAQDCEVEKPEELDA, from the coding sequence ATGTTCATTCTCGAATCGATCTTGACGGACGGGATCGCTCAGCTCTCCTATCTTGTCGGCGATACCGATTCTGGAAACGCCGCGGTGATCGATCCAAGAACGGATGTGGAAGTTTATGAATCGTTGGCTCGGAAGCACGGGGTTGCGATCACCCATGTTTTCGAAACGCATATCCATGCTGACTTCGTCTCTGGTAGCCGCTCGCTGGCTGAACGCGTGGGGACGGCGAAGATTTACTTGAGCGACGTGCAAAGCAACTATCAATTTGAAGCCGAACCGGTTAGCGACAACCAGGTGTTCGATTTTGGAGCATTCCGTCTGATCGCACGCCATACGCCGGGGCACACTCCTGAACATCTCTCCTTCGAATTGTGCGAATCCGATAACGCTAACACGCCATGGGCAGTCTTCACGGGTGATTCGCTGTTCGTAGGATCTGCCGGGCGTCCCGATTTGTTAGGGGCAGAGGAAACAGAAGGTCTTGCCAAACAGTTGTACGAAACGCTGTACGAATACTTTTTAAAGCTGGAAGATTTCGTAACGATCTATCCGGGACACGGAGCAGGATCGGCGTGTGGAGCCAACATTGGTGACCGTCTTATCAGCACCATCGGATACGAGCGGCGTCACAATACCTTTCTGAAATTTCCGAACTTCGATGCATTTCGAACCTTCGTTGTCGACGACGCCCCTCCGGCCCCTTGGCACTATCCAAGGTTGAAAAAATTGAATGCGGCCGGACCGGAGGTGATGGACCGTCTGCCAACGATTCCTGCACTACCACCATATGCGTTCCGACGATCGGCTAGAGAGCCTGGTGTCACGGTAATCGATACGCGATCAATGCTCGCTTTTGGAGGCGGACATATTCCGGGCGCGATCAATATTGGGAACCGGCCCGAGATGTCTGCATGGGTGGGACAGATGCTTGACCTGGATGAACGGATGCTGTTGATCGTTGACCAGGCTTCCGACATTGAATCGATCGAGCGGCTGATTGTGAGAACCGGGCACAGCAACTTTGCCGGATATTTATGCGGTGGCATGAAAGCCTGGGAAATGGCAGGGCTGCCGCTTGAAACACTGCCCCAAATATCGGTGGAAGAAATGCAAGTGAGGCGACTTGCCGATCCTACATTAAACATCCTCGACGTTCGTTCTCCCGACGAATGGAATGGTGGCCATATACCTGGAGCCGAGCATTATTTCATCGCCGAGATGCGAGATCGCATCACCGGACTAGATAAAGACGCGCGTTACGCAGCGTACTGTGCAAGTGGCTATCGAGCCAGCATCGCTTCCAGTTTGATGCGTTCACGTGGATTTAAGAATGTTGCCAACGTTCCAGGCAGCTGGAGTGCTTGGATGGCCCAAGATTGTGAAGTTGAAAAACCAGAGGAGTTAGACGCATGA
- a CDS encoding PAS domain S-box protein encodes MSSQTAGRLITVGVGASAGGFEAFTELLAQLGKPDNLAIVFVQHLDPAVQASLMERLAEATEMTVVEITGREKLKPGYVYVAPARQFLEFKNRAARPVVPDVDESPLTAVDHLLLSLAEDQGERSVGIVLSGSGSDGAVGLKAISDAGGLTFAQDADSAKFDSMPRSAATTGVADHVCRPRDIALELLRYASHVDEHGDESDVQRVQKQIGEAIPRIAEHLLSVTGHNFQHYKITTLSRRIQRRMQISRIATAAEYLTRLQGNKEEANALFRELLIGVTAFFRDPEAFHALAVSVLPKIFEGKSPGEMVRIWVAGCSTGEEAYSLAMLCHEYAESLSEVPEIQIFATDIDERALQIARSGFYPTGIEDHVSPERLKKFFVKRGKRYQVAKSIRDAVLFSKHNLISDPPFSRQDLISCRNLLIYLGNHLQEKLIPLFHYALRPSGFLFLGPSETISSHGELFRPLDAKFRLSQRKETAVSSTSLLAMRQGAVKVIQGGGTQPDTTTDLNGIRQRILLDEFAPKAVIIDQAGQILNASEGVEKYLSISGGDFQNNIVKMALSGLRIGLRAAINEAVKKREKVTHDNLSIRDGDLVQRVMLTVQPMPQLGEHDELLMVVFHDSGEPVRRDDDGIPESSITGNQDADSIISHMERELETTRSDLERTLQDMEAANEELKSSNEELLSMNEELQSANEELETSKEEIQVVLGRIAQSESDQKNLLDSTKIATLFLDNEMNIRSFTSGVTAIYNLIPTDISRPLHHITHTAVEMPPFPDVSSLLGDAVAVVEDEVETQDGRWYMRRIRPYLNDKKLDDGLVVTFYEVTEQKNLRMRLATAHAVTRLLADADSFETVIPLVLQALRVSLSAEVCVLWRADDDAQFLNCVEADAIDSLRQPFIDQSREIRLAMGEGLPGRVWKNREPVWFGDVQDNGVFLRAESAAESDLCSGVGTPIVVGNKFKGVIEIFTSRRLTHEPELIQLLGSVGNEIGQFIRQRRLDARFRDEEARKSAILESAIDCIVTMDQAGRIVDFNPSAERTFGFSATDVVGKLLADTIIPKEYRDLHRKGLTRFLRTGESEMIGQRTELTAQRADGSQFSAELAISVSRGRDDTPFFTGYIRDITERKQAEATLLQRAELAALHASLAVSLAGEAPLNEILQTCCQRIVDGLNAAFARVWLLNETEEMLYLEAGGGIDSHLDGSLRQVPLGKLKIGQIALTRQPFLSNDVSNDPSFGDVLWIENEGLVAFAGYPLVVEHRIVGVVALFARNRLAPVVFEQLMPMADAIAQCIARKESEQRLVDREQRLNLALDAGHLGTWHWDVSADHVTWSDQLYEIFGYEKNQFHNTKAGFLAVIHPDDRQYVVDLLESVFSGNCLSYEMVFRIIRGDDHRTVWTSGRGVIHRDESNQPVSITAVASDITERMQWEQELSGRESHLRSVIDNTLFMIGVLDVDGTLLEANAAAIKGAAIERDEVIGKKFWDCHWWNFDEESISGLKEFVRRAASGESVRYDVLARMAGDSRVMIDFMLNPVRNSDGKITHLIPSAVDISERKAAEAAVIEREQFLMLALDAGKMGTFKWDVKTGRADWSEMVYSMFGCRQDQFDGTVSSFRELVHPEDREYVWTQIEEGLGGGVDEHFVEFRLIRPSDGRTIWVEERGVIHRDAGGNPLQVTGLVQDISERKREELNLAFLSDLQTQLVPLTSVDALMEVSTRLTANYLGLASCLLVEFDEHGESADIMCDYHMDDRPSMVGKHSVHDFHVESERASLVNGQQVCLRDTQGREGDVRLAENFRKFNIGAFCNSAYVTDRGTKFVVSALYSQPHVWESEERRLLQEVADRVGIRIERARSEEELANREAHLRRVINNQLGLVGVIDRDGILLEVDDRSLKIAHTRREEVIGKHFAEAPWWSYDSAVAAKIRDSMQTVMAGEVVRFDVSLFSHGSEGVMIDFMIAPVFDHEGKVEYLIPSGVDITERYAAAAELAQAKRLLELSMTVSRVGSWSFDLESGMFSADESLAQMFGLSGAQPSTYDDFMSRIADEDRDRVENSVTKLLEEGEAFNEDYMVELPDGSTRYFQGRGSVVVLNDGTKTCSGIIMDITKTREMQFALAQSEERFRSMANTAPAMIWVTDENHRCNFLSQRWYDFTGQVEEEGLGFGWTDVIHPEDREEARKLFLKAAEARETFEIDFRMQTVDGNYRWVIDAGRPRMDASGKFLGYVGSVIDAHDRHESEAELKEARAFADAANESKSAFLANMSHEIRTPMTAILGYAELLRELVEHDEGKQHLKTIRRNGDYLLEIINDILDLSKIEAGKLEVDCERFEPHRLVEDVRSIMEVRAKEDGLTLAVEYAGKLPKVIRSDPKRLKQILINLIGNAIKFTRKGRVKIRVRFDGTDQQLQFDVIDTGIGISDEQMARLFKPFSQGDASVTRNFGGTGLGLAISQRLAETLGGSITASSTAGVGSTFTVHIAIGESMDANLIEYAVPGAKSESLNSPHGESLVQLSCHVLIVDDRRDIRFLSKRILTDAGATAVECEDGLLAVEHIAACFENGNCPDLILLDIQMPILDGFSTAQRLRSLGYTGPIVALTADAMQGDMNRCLEAGCNDYLSKPIDKAKLLAKVAELTGPVS; translated from the coding sequence TTGTCTTCTCAAACTGCGGGAAGGCTTATCACTGTTGGTGTGGGCGCTTCGGCTGGTGGATTTGAAGCCTTTACGGAATTGCTTGCTCAGCTTGGCAAACCAGACAATTTGGCCATCGTTTTCGTGCAGCATCTAGATCCTGCTGTTCAGGCATCGCTGATGGAACGGTTGGCTGAAGCGACCGAGATGACCGTTGTCGAAATCACAGGACGGGAAAAACTGAAGCCGGGGTATGTCTACGTTGCACCGGCTAGACAGTTCTTGGAATTCAAAAACCGAGCCGCTCGCCCGGTGGTCCCGGATGTCGATGAATCTCCATTGACCGCGGTCGATCACCTCCTGCTGTCCCTTGCCGAAGATCAAGGGGAGCGTTCCGTCGGAATTGTCCTGTCGGGATCGGGCAGTGATGGTGCGGTCGGGTTGAAGGCGATCAGTGACGCGGGTGGTTTGACGTTCGCGCAGGATGCTGATTCGGCGAAGTTCGATAGCATGCCACGCAGCGCGGCGACGACCGGAGTTGCCGATCATGTCTGCCGACCGCGCGATATCGCCCTGGAACTGCTTCGCTATGCCTCCCACGTCGATGAACATGGCGACGAATCCGACGTCCAGCGTGTGCAAAAACAAATCGGTGAAGCGATCCCGCGCATTGCCGAGCATTTGCTTTCGGTTACCGGCCACAATTTCCAGCACTATAAGATCACGACCCTCTCGCGGCGCATCCAGCGGCGAATGCAGATTTCTCGCATCGCAACCGCTGCGGAGTATTTGACTCGACTGCAAGGCAACAAAGAAGAAGCCAACGCTCTGTTCCGGGAACTACTGATCGGCGTCACCGCATTCTTTCGGGATCCAGAGGCGTTCCATGCGCTTGCGGTATCTGTATTGCCGAAGATCTTTGAAGGGAAATCGCCAGGCGAAATGGTGCGGATCTGGGTGGCTGGATGTAGTACGGGTGAAGAAGCGTACTCGCTGGCGATGCTCTGCCACGAATACGCCGAAAGTCTAAGCGAGGTTCCCGAAATACAGATCTTTGCCACCGATATCGATGAGCGTGCTTTGCAGATTGCACGATCGGGTTTTTATCCGACGGGCATTGAGGATCACGTTAGTCCCGAACGCCTGAAAAAGTTCTTTGTCAAACGAGGCAAGCGATACCAGGTTGCGAAGTCGATTCGGGATGCCGTGTTGTTTTCAAAGCATAATCTGATCAGTGACCCTCCCTTCTCGCGGCAGGATCTGATTTCGTGTCGCAACCTGTTGATCTATTTGGGGAATCATCTACAGGAAAAACTGATCCCGCTGTTTCATTACGCCCTACGCCCTTCTGGTTTCCTGTTCTTGGGACCGAGTGAAACGATTTCGTCGCATGGTGAACTTTTCCGGCCCCTTGATGCTAAGTTTCGCCTCTCTCAGCGAAAGGAGACCGCGGTCAGTTCGACCAGTCTTTTGGCGATGCGACAAGGGGCGGTCAAAGTCATTCAAGGAGGCGGTACCCAGCCCGACACGACAACCGATCTGAATGGCATCCGGCAACGCATTCTCTTGGACGAATTCGCCCCGAAAGCGGTGATCATCGATCAGGCTGGTCAGATCTTGAACGCTTCGGAAGGTGTGGAGAAATACCTTTCGATCTCGGGAGGTGATTTCCAAAACAATATCGTCAAAATGGCACTATCCGGTCTGCGGATTGGGTTGCGAGCGGCGATCAACGAAGCGGTCAAAAAACGTGAAAAAGTCACACACGATAATCTCTCGATCCGTGATGGTGATTTGGTTCAACGGGTGATGTTAACGGTTCAGCCGATGCCGCAATTGGGCGAGCACGACGAATTGTTGATGGTCGTTTTTCACGATTCAGGCGAACCGGTACGCCGCGATGACGATGGGATTCCTGAATCCAGTATCACAGGCAATCAGGATGCGGATTCGATCATCTCTCATATGGAACGTGAACTTGAAACGACTCGCAGCGATCTGGAGCGAACGCTGCAAGACATGGAGGCCGCCAACGAAGAATTGAAGTCGTCCAACGAAGAACTGTTGTCGATGAATGAAGAACTTCAATCGGCTAACGAAGAATTAGAAACTTCGAAGGAAGAGATCCAAGTTGTGCTGGGGCGAATCGCTCAATCCGAATCCGACCAAAAGAACCTGCTGGACAGCACAAAGATCGCTACGTTGTTTCTTGACAATGAAATGAACATCCGAAGTTTTACTTCGGGGGTCACCGCGATCTACAATTTGATCCCGACCGACATCAGCCGCCCCCTGCATCATATTACGCACACCGCAGTGGAGATGCCGCCGTTTCCGGACGTATCGTCGCTCCTCGGAGACGCTGTTGCTGTGGTCGAGGATGAAGTCGAAACCCAAGACGGTCGTTGGTACATGCGGCGTATTCGCCCCTACCTAAATGACAAGAAACTTGACGATGGTTTAGTGGTCACATTTTACGAAGTGACTGAACAGAAAAATTTGCGGATGCGATTGGCGACTGCGCACGCTGTAACACGCTTGCTGGCGGATGCTGATTCCTTTGAAACCGTGATCCCGCTTGTGCTGCAAGCTCTACGCGTATCGCTGTCGGCGGAAGTCTGCGTGCTGTGGCGGGCCGACGATGATGCACAGTTCCTGAACTGTGTCGAAGCGGATGCTATTGATAGTTTGCGGCAGCCCTTTATCGATCAAAGTCGCGAAATACGACTGGCAATGGGGGAAGGACTACCTGGCCGCGTCTGGAAAAACCGCGAACCTGTCTGGTTTGGGGATGTCCAAGACAATGGTGTATTCCTTCGCGCAGAATCGGCTGCGGAAAGCGATTTATGCAGCGGTGTGGGGACGCCGATCGTCGTCGGTAACAAGTTTAAAGGGGTGATTGAAATTTTCACCTCGCGACGTCTTACGCACGAGCCTGAGTTGATTCAATTGCTGGGATCGGTCGGCAATGAGATCGGCCAGTTCATTCGCCAACGTCGCTTGGACGCAAGATTTCGCGATGAGGAAGCTCGCAAAAGCGCGATCCTGGAATCCGCAATCGACTGTATTGTGACGATGGATCAGGCAGGCCGAATTGTTGATTTTAACCCGTCCGCCGAGCGGACGTTCGGTTTTTCCGCTACCGACGTCGTCGGTAAATTGCTCGCCGATACGATCATCCCGAAAGAATATCGCGATCTCCATCGAAAGGGATTGACGCGATTTCTCAGAACCGGCGAATCTGAAATGATCGGCCAGCGGACCGAATTGACCGCTCAACGCGCCGACGGGAGTCAGTTTTCCGCCGAGTTAGCGATTAGCGTCTCACGCGGTCGGGACGATACGCCCTTCTTTACGGGCTATATCCGCGATATCACCGAGCGAAAGCAAGCGGAAGCGACGTTGTTGCAACGCGCCGAGTTGGCAGCGTTGCACGCTTCGTTGGCGGTATCGCTGGCGGGCGAGGCGCCGCTAAACGAAATACTTCAAACCTGCTGCCAACGCATTGTTGATGGATTGAACGCCGCGTTTGCTCGCGTTTGGTTGCTGAACGAAACGGAGGAGATGCTGTATTTGGAAGCTGGCGGGGGAATCGATTCGCATCTGGATGGTTCCCTGCGACAAGTTCCTCTGGGGAAATTGAAGATCGGACAAATTGCTTTGACGCGGCAACCGTTCCTATCCAACGATGTGTCAAATGATCCGAGTTTCGGGGATGTGCTGTGGATCGAAAATGAAGGGCTGGTGGCGTTCGCCGGTTACCCTCTGGTGGTCGAGCATCGCATCGTTGGGGTGGTTGCCCTGTTCGCTCGAAACCGGCTTGCCCCCGTCGTGTTCGAACAACTGATGCCGATGGCCGACGCGATCGCCCAGTGCATTGCCCGGAAAGAATCCGAGCAACGATTGGTCGATCGTGAGCAGCGATTGAATCTGGCTCTGGATGCTGGGCACCTGGGAACGTGGCACTGGGATGTCAGTGCGGACCACGTCACTTGGTCCGATCAGTTGTACGAGATCTTTGGGTACGAGAAGAATCAGTTTCACAATACGAAAGCTGGGTTTTTGGCGGTGATCCATCCCGACGATCGTCAATACGTCGTCGACCTACTAGAGTCCGTCTTCAGTGGGAACTGTCTGTCGTATGAAATGGTTTTTAGAATCATTCGAGGCGACGATCACCGTACGGTGTGGACTTCGGGACGTGGGGTCATCCACCGCGATGAATCCAATCAACCGGTCAGTATCACGGCCGTCGCAAGCGATATCACCGAACGGATGCAGTGGGAGCAGGAACTTTCCGGCAGAGAATCCCACTTGCGCAGTGTGATCGACAATACCCTCTTTATGATCGGGGTCCTGGACGTCGACGGAACGCTGCTGGAAGCCAACGCAGCGGCGATCAAAGGGGCAGCCATCGAGCGAGACGAAGTCATCGGCAAAAAATTCTGGGACTGTCATTGGTGGAATTTTGACGAAGAATCGATCTCCGGTCTGAAAGAGTTTGTGCGGCGTGCGGCGAGTGGAGAATCGGTTCGCTACGACGTGCTTGCACGCATGGCCGGTGACTCTCGGGTCATGATTGATTTTATGCTCAATCCTGTTCGTAATAGCGATGGGAAGATCACCCATTTGATTCCCTCGGCTGTCGATATCAGTGAACGCAAAGCGGCAGAAGCGGCGGTGATCGAACGGGAGCAGTTCCTCATGTTGGCGTTAGACGCCGGCAAAATGGGAACGTTCAAATGGGATGTCAAGACAGGACGTGCCGACTGGTCCGAGATGGTCTATTCCATGTTCGGATGTCGCCAAGATCAATTCGATGGCACCGTTTCTAGTTTTCGGGAATTGGTTCATCCGGAAGATCGTGAGTACGTTTGGACGCAGATTGAAGAAGGATTGGGCGGGGGTGTCGATGAACATTTTGTTGAATTCCGGCTTATCCGACCCAGTGATGGGCGTACGATCTGGGTGGAGGAGCGTGGAGTCATCCACCGGGATGCAGGTGGTAATCCGCTACAGGTGACCGGGCTGGTGCAGGATATCTCCGAGCGAAAAAGGGAAGAACTGAACCTGGCGTTTCTTTCCGATTTGCAGACCCAATTGGTGCCGCTCACATCGGTCGACGCGTTGATGGAAGTCTCCACACGTTTGACAGCAAACTACTTAGGATTGGCAAGCTGTTTGTTGGTCGAATTTGATGAGCATGGCGAATCCGCAGATATTATGTGCGACTACCACATGGACGATCGCCCAAGTATGGTGGGCAAACACTCGGTGCATGATTTCCATGTGGAATCGGAACGGGCATCATTGGTCAATGGACAGCAGGTCTGCTTGCGAGACACGCAAGGTAGAGAAGGTGATGTCCGCCTGGCGGAGAATTTTCGCAAGTTCAATATCGGCGCATTTTGTAATTCCGCTTACGTCACCGACCGCGGTACCAAATTTGTCGTTTCCGCGTTGTATTCTCAACCGCACGTATGGGAAAGCGAAGAACGGAGGTTGCTGCAGGAAGTTGCCGACCGGGTTGGTATCCGGATTGAACGTGCAAGGTCTGAGGAAGAACTGGCGAATCGCGAAGCGCATCTGCGCCGTGTGATCAACAACCAATTGGGCCTGGTCGGCGTCATCGACCGTGATGGGATTCTGTTGGAAGTTGACGACCGGTCATTGAAGATTGCACATACACGGCGTGAGGAGGTTATTGGAAAACACTTCGCTGAAGCACCGTGGTGGAGTTACGATTCGGCGGTTGCGGCGAAAATTCGAGATTCGATGCAGACTGTGATGGCCGGCGAGGTGGTCCGTTTCGATGTCTCATTGTTCTCGCATGGCAGCGAAGGCGTGATGATTGATTTCATGATCGCACCGGTTTTTGATCACGAAGGCAAAGTGGAGTATCTGATTCCGTCAGGTGTCGATATTACCGAACGCTACGCGGCCGCAGCCGAACTGGCTCAGGCGAAACGATTGCTTGAATTAAGCATGACGGTCAGCCGCGTTGGGTCTTGGAGTTTTGATTTGGAATCGGGGATGTTTTCCGCCGATGAGAGCCTCGCGCAGATGTTTGGCTTGAGCGGGGCGCAGCCCAGCACGTATGACGATTTTATGTCCCGCATCGCTGACGAAGATCGAGATCGGGTCGAAAATTCGGTCACGAAATTGTTGGAAGAGGGAGAAGCGTTTAACGAAGACTATATGGTCGAATTGCCCGACGGTTCGACACGGTACTTTCAGGGCCGAGGATCCGTTGTGGTCCTCAATGACGGGACGAAGACGTGCTCGGGAATTATCATGGACATCACGAAAACGCGAGAAATGCAGTTCGCGCTAGCTCAAAGTGAAGAGCGTTTTCGCAGCATGGCCAACACCGCTCCGGCGATGATCTGGGTTACGGATGAGAACCATCGGTGCAATTTCCTTTCCCAGCGATGGTATGACTTTACGGGCCAGGTGGAAGAAGAAGGGCTTGGTTTTGGATGGACCGATGTTATTCATCCCGAAGACCGCGAGGAAGCCCGAAAGCTGTTTCTGAAGGCGGCCGAAGCGAGAGAGACCTTCGAAATCGATTTCCGAATGCAGACCGTCGACGGCAACTATCGATGGGTTATCGATGCTGGCCGACCTCGGATGGATGCGTCTGGAAAGTTCCTCGGTTACGTCGGGTCCGTGATCGATGCTCATGACCGTCATGAATCGGAAGCCGAACTGAAAGAAGCACGCGCGTTCGCCGATGCCGCTAATGAGTCGAAGAGTGCGTTCTTAGCGAATATGTCTCACGAAATTCGGACTCCGATGACGGCCATCTTGGGCTACGCCGAATTGTTGAGGGAATTGGTGGAACATGATGAAGGCAAGCAACATCTGAAAACGATTCGCAGGAACGGCGACTATTTGCTTGAAATCATTAACGATATTTTAGACCTCTCCAAAATTGAAGCTGGCAAGCTTGAGGTCGATTGTGAACGTTTCGAACCGCATCGTCTGGTCGAAGACGTACGCAGCATTATGGAGGTCCGCGCGAAGGAAGATGGGTTGACGTTGGCGGTCGAATATGCGGGCAAGCTACCCAAAGTGATTCGGTCGGATCCAAAGCGGCTTAAGCAAATTCTGATCAACCTTATTGGTAATGCGATCAAATTTACGAGGAAAGGTCGAGTTAAGATTCGCGTTCGATTTGATGGCACCGATCAACAATTGCAGTTTGACGTGATCGATACGGGCATCGGTATTTCCGATGAACAGATGGCTCGTCTGTTCAAACCCTTTTCACAGGGGGATGCAAGTGTCACGCGGAACTTTGGAGGGACCGGACTGGGACTTGCGATCAGCCAAAGACTGGCCGAAACGCTGGGCGGAAGCATCACCGCTAGTAGCACTGCCGGTGTCGGTAGCACCTTCACCGTCCATATCGCGATCGGTGAATCGATGGATGCGAATTTGATCGAATACGCCGTCCCGGGAGCAAAGTCGGAATCACTTAATTCTCCCCATGGCGAATCCCTCGTCCAGCTTTCCTGTCATGTGCTGATCGTGGACGATCGACGGGATATCCGCTTCCTAAGCAAGCGGATTTTGACCGACGCCGGAGCGACCGCGGTGGAATGCGAAGATGGATTGCTTGCCGTCGAACATATTGCCGCCTGTTTTGAAAATGGGAATTGTCCCGATTTGATTCTGTTAGATATTCAGATGCCAATACTGGATGGTTTTTCGACCGCCCAAAGGCTCCGCTCGCTCGGTTACACAGGTCCGATCGTCGCCCTCACGGCCGACGCCATGCAAGGCGACATGAACCGTTGCCTGGAAGCGGGCTGCAATGATTATCTAAGCAAGCCAATCGATAAAGCCAAGCTGTTAGCAAAGGTCGCCGAACTGACAGGACCTGTGTCATAG
- a CDS encoding DUF6691 family protein, translating into MSTTIEEPIQKNEKSTTSESDAPTAPVKQLILGLLFGVLFGFLLQKGGVAKFHVLIGQLLLEDFTVVKVMLSAVIVGMLGIQVLHRMGLVELHIKPTRFASNILGGLLFGVGFALSAYCPGTGAAALGQGNYDALAMIAGMIVGSYLFAEASNWIATHIDPIGDRGKLTVDQFLPASRTVIVVVASILLVLILLAIEQMDKT; encoded by the coding sequence ATGTCAACGACAATCGAAGAACCGATTCAGAAGAACGAAAAATCGACCACATCCGAATCAGACGCACCGACCGCCCCTGTAAAGCAGTTGATTCTTGGACTGCTCTTTGGCGTCCTCTTCGGATTCTTGCTGCAGAAAGGTGGGGTCGCGAAATTTCATGTTCTGATCGGCCAGCTATTACTGGAGGACTTTACCGTCGTCAAAGTCATGCTCTCGGCTGTGATTGTTGGCATGTTAGGAATTCAAGTATTGCATCGGATGGGGCTGGTGGAACTGCACATTAAACCAACACGATTTGCATCCAACATTCTTGGGGGGCTCCTTTTTGGAGTCGGTTTTGCCCTGTCAGCGTATTGTCCTGGCACGGGCGCCGCTGCATTAGGGCAGGGCAACTATGACGCCTTGGCAATGATCGCGGGCATGATAGTGGGGTCGTATCTTTTTGCGGAAGCATCCAATTGGATCGCCACGCATATCGACCCGATAGGTGATCGCGGGAAACTGACGGTAGATCAATTTCTACCTGCGAGCCGCACTGTGATCGTGGTGGTTGCCTCGATCCTTCTCGTCCTGATTCTATTAGCGATTGAGCAAATGGATAAAACCTAA
- a CDS encoding YeeE/YedE thiosulfate transporter family protein, with the protein MSPIPSTAILFAEVNPLQYDGAAWSPYLVGALIGVLSMLTFYFSNKPLGASTAYARIAGLVGKQAAPTHTAKLKYFQDNPPKVGWELMLVAGVVIGAFLAAWTGGEWTGQFLPEMWQARFGQDSYALRLGVTFLGGIAMAFGARMAGGCTSGHGISGTLQLAVGSWLSAICFFIGGIVAAWLMFGI; encoded by the coding sequence ATGAGTCCCATACCTTCAACGGCGATCTTATTCGCCGAAGTCAATCCACTGCAGTACGACGGGGCAGCTTGGTCACCGTATCTTGTCGGTGCACTGATCGGGGTGCTCTCGATGCTGACGTTTTACTTTTCAAACAAACCTCTTGGGGCTTCGACTGCGTACGCACGGATCGCCGGATTGGTCGGCAAACAGGCTGCCCCCACCCATACGGCAAAATTGAAATATTTCCAGGACAACCCGCCAAAGGTTGGATGGGAGTTAATGTTGGTCGCCGGCGTGGTGATCGGGGCGTTCCTTGCCGCTTGGACCGGGGGAGAGTGGACGGGACAATTCCTCCCTGAAATGTGGCAAGCCCGATTCGGTCAGGACAGCTACGCCCTGCGACTAGGGGTCACCTTCCTCGGTGGAATAGCCATGGCATTCGGCGCGCGGATGGCAGGGGGCTGCACTAGCGGCCATGGGATCAGCGGGACGCTGCAGCTAGCCGTTGGGTCGTGGCTTTCGGCAATCTGTTTCTTTATCGGTGGTATCGTCGCCGCCTGGCTCATGTTTGGGATTTAA